In Novosphingobium sp. RL4, the sequence CCATCTCGGCATTGCGATCCCGCGAAGCTTCCATCGCCGCGGCGACGACCTTCGCCAATGCCCCGCCCTCGTCCAGCACGTTCATGCCCGCACGGGTCGAACCGCCCGGGCTCGCGACCTTGTCAGCCAGTTCGCCGGGCGAGAACGGCGAGGCCGCGGCAAGCTGCGCCGCGCCTTCCACCATGGCCACGGCGAGCCGGCGCGACTGTCCCTCCTCAAGCCCGAGCGCAACCGCGCCGGCCGCCAGGGAATCGATGAAACGATAGACGAAAGCCGGGCCGCAGCCTGCCAGCGCGGTCACGGAATCGAACAGTTCCTCGCCGGCAAGCCATTCCGGCGTGCCCAGCTTCTCCATCATCGCCGTCACCGCTGCCCGCCCCATCTCGTCAAGACCACGCGAATCCAGCGCAATGGGTGACTTGCCGATCGCCGCCGCCAGGTTCGGCATGATCCGCACGATGGCGCCCGCATCGGGGAAGCGTGCCGCAAGACTGTCGAATTCCACACCGGCCAGGATCGAGAACAGCACTGTCCCCTTGCCCACCAGCGGCGCTATGGCCGGAGCGGCACCGTCCAGCCCTTGCGGCTTGATCCCGAGCATGACCGCATCGAAACGGGCATCGGGCAGTTCCTTGAGCAAGGTCACGCCTGCGGGAACTTCCGCACGGTGCGGGTCCACGACGGTGAAGCGGGAGGCCGGAATTCCGCCCGCCAGCCAGCCTTCCAGCATGGCACCGGCCATATTGCCGCAGCCGACGAGAAGGATGTTCTGAAAGCGGTCCATGTCATTCCCCTAGCACGAGAAGACGCCTTGCGAGGCGCCTTGATTGCCCGCGCTTAAGGCAGCGCATAACCGGTGCCAAGGGCCAATGGCCATCATCGGGGCCGGGCCACGCCCTCAGGCACAGTTCCAGCCTTGGCCGGGTTCAGGCTTCGCCGGCCGCGTCGATCATTGCAGCGGTCAGCGCCTCGGCAGGGGTCTTGTCACCCCAGAGGATGAACTGGAACACCGGATAGAAACGATCACATTCCTCGATCGCGGCTTCCACCACCGTTTGCGCCTGACCCGGGCCGAGAAGCCCGTCTTCACCCAGCATCAGGCCGTGGCGATAAAGCACGACGCCGCTGCTCGACCAGGTATCGAAGTGGCCGACCCAGATCTGCTCGTTGATGAGCGCCAGAGCCTCGAACATCGCCTGCCGCTTTGCATCGGCGATGCGCACGTCAGGCAGGCACAGGAGCTGCAGGACGCGATCTTCGGCGCGCCAGATCGCCTGGACCTGATAGGTCGCCCAGGCGCCCTTCACTTCTGCGGAAATCTCGTCTTCGCCCGAATATTCAAAGGGCCAGTCACGCGCTTCGAAGAGCGACGCGAGCATCTCGATCGGTGCGGACTCGTCCTCCCGGCCGATGTCGTCCTGTACCGTTCTCATGATTTCCGACATTTGCCCTCCGGGAAGCGTGAAGGCATGGATGCTTTGCATGGGGGGGCAAGCACAATCCGCGACCCGCGATCGCCTGAGCAAAACTGCACTAGCCTGTTCACAGGGTGTGGATAAGACTAACCGCTCCTTAATTCGGACAGGTTGCCGACCACGGAATTGACCGAGAGATTCTCCGAAGAGCGCTTTACGTAAACGTTACTTGACCGAAAGAGCGTCCACCACCTGCCCCGCAGGGCTGGTCCAGGGCAGCGCATCGCTGAAGCCCTGCTTCTTGGCTTCGGCGATGAAAGTGCCGGCGGCCTTCTGAGTCTCGAACGGGCCGACGAGAATGCGGTTCGTTCGCCCCATATCGCTGATGTAGGGCTGCCGCCCCTTGAGCAGTGCTGGCGCCTGCTTGAGCGATCGCCGCCAGTCGAACGCGATCGCATCCTTGTCCCGGCCTACGCCGACCTGCACCCAGATGCGGCTCGGATGCGCGGGCGGAAGCGGCTTCTTGGGCTTGGAGGGCTCTGCCTTCGCAGCCTTGGCGCTCGATTTCGCGTCTGCTTTGGCCGTTTTCGGATCAAGCTTGGGATCGACCTTGGCGGCCGCCTTCGGATCCGTCTTGGTGGCAGGCTTGTCCGCGGCTTTCGAATCCGGTTCCGGCTTGGGAAGTTCGATGCGCGGAGGCGCCGGACGGGCCGGTTCGATCTGCCGAATATCGACCGCACCGGAAGTGGGGACGATCTGCATCGTCGGCTTTCCGAGATCGGCGAAGATCTGTTCGAGCGAAAGCTGCTGGGCACTGGGCACCGGCGGCGCTTCGGGTGTGGCCGGCCTGACAGCCGGAGACGACGCGGCAGGCGGCACCGCGGTCTGCTGGCCGGGCACGCGGGCAAGGTCGAAACCGGGCGAGGCCGCTGCCACTTGAGCCGCGGCGGGCCTCGTCGTTTCCGGCACAGACGGGGACGCCGCGGCAAGCGGTGCAGCAGGCGCAGGTTGCGACGAAACGGATCCGGGAGCCTTGGACGCGGATGTTGCCGCGAGCGCTGCGGGCACCTCCGTCTTCGGTCTGACGGGCGGCAATTCGCCTGCCGCAGTTTCGTTACGCTCGATGGTCGGCTTGGGTTCGGGCGGCGCAACGCGGACCTGCTCCCGGGAAGAATTGGCAGGCACCGGGACATGAGCGGAGCCCGCGCGGGACACGGCCGCGCGGTTACTGTCGGCAACGGCAACGGAAGTCGTCCGTGCCGTACCGCTTGCCGTCCGCGTGGTACGCGGCGATTTGGATGAAGCCTTCCCGCCGCCCAGCGCCTCTCCGCGCGGGACAAGGTTGGCGTCGGCTGTCGCCACGCGTGTGGTCGGCGCATAGGCAGCGATGCGGGCATCGTCCCGGCCGATTTCCGAAGCGCGGGGGAACTTGCCCAGATTGGCAGCAGCCGCCTGCTGCGCCGGGGTCAAGCGCGGCATGTACCGCAAGTACGGCGCAATGTTCTGGGCGAGTTGCGGCGGCAGGA encodes:
- a CDS encoding SPOR domain-containing protein, whose translation is MRLRQRVSSKWLAGTAACVALAFPMTLQAQAPVVSRPVVQALPSADQKALNGALARLGRNPRDTAALLEAGDSARKLGDFDAAIGFYRRADEISPGNGRVKAGLAASLAQSGDPVAALPLFAEAERAGATPALIAADRGLAYDLVGDNATAQRYYAMVLGTAADDEVRMRLAISQAIAGDAKTSEATIMPLLRKQDKPGWRTRAFALAIAGDTKQAVEVSDTILPPQLAQNIAPYLRYMPRLTPAQQAAAANLGKFPRASEIGRDDARIAAYAPTTRVATADANLVPRGEALGGGKASSKSPRTTRTASGTARTTSVAVADSNRAAVSRAGSAHVPVPANSSREQVRVAPPEPKPTIERNETAAGELPPVRPKTEVPAALAATSASKAPGSVSSQPAPAAPLAAASPSVPETTRPAAAQVAAASPGFDLARVPGQQTAVPPAASSPAVRPATPEAPPVPSAQQLSLEQIFADLGKPTMQIVPTSGAVDIRQIEPARPAPPRIELPKPEPDSKAADKPATKTDPKAAAKVDPKLDPKTAKADAKSSAKAAKAEPSKPKKPLPPAHPSRIWVQVGVGRDKDAIAFDWRRSLKQAPALLKGRQPYISDMGRTNRILVGPFETQKAAGTFIAEAKKQGFSDALPWTSPAGQVVDALSVK
- a CDS encoding pyrroline-5-carboxylate reductase; the protein is MDRFQNILLVGCGNMAGAMLEGWLAGGIPASRFTVVDPHRAEVPAGVTLLKELPDARFDAVMLGIKPQGLDGAAPAIAPLVGKGTVLFSILAGVEFDSLAARFPDAGAIVRIMPNLAAAIGKSPIALDSRGLDEMGRAAVTAMMEKLGTPEWLAGEELFDSVTALAGCGPAFVYRFIDSLAAGAVALGLEEGQSRRLAVAMVEGAAQLAAASPFSPGELADKVASPGGSTRAGMNVLDEGGALAKVVAAAMEASRDRNAEMAAEARKS
- a CDS encoding YbjN domain-containing protein yields the protein MRTVQDDIGREDESAPIEMLASLFEARDWPFEYSGEDEISAEVKGAWATYQVQAIWRAEDRVLQLLCLPDVRIADAKRQAMFEALALINEQIWVGHFDTWSSSGVVLYRHGLMLGEDGLLGPGQAQTVVEAAIEECDRFYPVFQFILWGDKTPAEALTAAMIDAAGEA